In one Silene latifolia isolate original U9 population chromosome 10, ASM4854445v1, whole genome shotgun sequence genomic region, the following are encoded:
- the LOC141609476 gene encoding uncharacterized protein LOC141609476: MMFGKNVTKVKRGTVDRISELPEFILHNILSMLDTKEAGRASVLSKRWYDVWSSIPVLDFHFQYFDTDKIQSFLGFIDRTMQRYFTQKYRIMKLNLELRMVNEKIELLVDKWLKIAVQNQVEKLEFQVHDQHSPVYRLPEFLFRAKSLKVLTCGNVVMPYYETMELISLEYLHLIVKNVDVDMFQRIITFCPLVELDITIEELGKISLPWTRKMNEGTEFVDSGIMQSNFKASPLRNFAYHGLFRCITWPWNMNVVALKNLRKLEIVCATITDDIVFELAHGLVALERLVLATCTGLKCIEVSSISLKDLAIVECEDLTEVTVDAPNLLEFWYNCELETPLSLSRVQDHCNAQFFPLFVLDSITTVWLVKLKKFLVETSAFKSLLIELSNSLQIEIEEEQLKNVVTGPSYKLRELKLRETSAWDSTKSSLTAFLDGLFWCCHPDILSITSSHNLTAKSIFNILKRKVQCYKHLLRSIEIEGVDTSNFLEEPSELEFRLRLSWF; this comes from the exons ATGATGTTTGGGAAAAATGTAACAAAGGTGAAAAGGGGTACAGTTGATAGAATTTCGGAGCTTCCGGAATTTATCCTGCATAATATTCTCTCAATGCTTGATACTAAAGAGGCGGGTCGTGCTAGTGTGTTGTCTAAGAGGTGGTATGATGTTTGGTCTTCTATTCCGGTTTTGGATTTTCATTTTCAGTACTTTGATACAGATAAGATACAGAGTTTTCTGGGGTTCATAGATAGGACTATGCAAAGGTATTTTACTCAGAAGTATAGAATAATGAAACTTAACCTTGAGCTTCGTATGGTGAATGAAAAGATTGAACTTTTGGTTGATAAATGGTTGAAGATTGCGGTGCAAAACCAAGTCGAGAAGTTGGAATTCCAGGTACATGATCAACATTCACCGGTTTACAGGCTGCCTGAATTTCTATTTCGAGCAAAATCATTGAAAGTTTTGACTTGTGGGAATGTTGTGATGCCATATTATGAGACCATGGAACTTATCTCTCTCGAATATCTTCATTTAATTGTGAAAAATGTAGATGTGGATATGTTCCAAAGGATTATCACTTTTTGCCCCTTGGTTGAATTAGATATTACAATAGAAGAGCTTGGAAAAATTTCACTTCCTTGGACAAGAAAAATGAACGAGGGAACCGAATTTGTTGATAGTGGCATAATGCAATCAAACTTCAAAGCTTCCCCGCTTAGAAATTTTGCATATCATGGCCTCTTTAGATGTATTACGTGGCCATGGAACATGAATGTGGTTGCGTTGAAGAACTTGAGAAAGTTGGAGATTGTTTGTGCTACTATAACAGATGATATAGTTTTTGAGTTGGCTCACGGGCTTGTAGCTTTAGAACGCTTAGTATTAGCTACATGCACAGGGCTGAAATGCATTGAAGTCTCAAGCATTTCGCTAAAGGACCTTGCAATCGTTGAGTGTGAAGACTTGACAGAGGTTACTGTTGACGCCCCTAACTTGCTCGAGTTTTGGTACAACTGTGAATTAGAAACCCCTCTCTCGTTGAGCAGAGTGCAAGATCATTGTAATGCTCAATTCTTTCCGTTGTTCGTGCTGGATTCTATCACTACGGTTTGGCTTGTTAAGCTAAAGAAGTTTCTCGTAGAAACAAGTGCCTTCAAATCTTTATTGATTGAGTTGTCTAATTCTCTTCAG ATTGAGATAGAGGAGGAGCAACTAAAGAATGTGGTTACTGGCCCGTCATACAAACTCAGAGAGCTAAAGCTGCGTGAAACAAGTGCCTGGGACTCTACGAAATCTTCACTAACGGCCTTTCTGGATGGACTGTTTTGGTGTTGCCACCCTGATATTCTGTCAATAACAAGTTCGCATAATTTGACTGCTAAG TCGATCTTTAATATCCTGAAGAGGAAAGTGCAATGCTATAAGCATCTCCTGAGAAGCATCGAAATTGAAGGTGTTGATACCTCAAACTTTCTCGAGGAACCATCAGAACTTGAGTTCAGGTTAAGACTGTCCTGGTTTTAA